Part of the Verrucomicrobiota bacterium genome is shown below.
TCCAGCAGGTATTCGTCAACCTGTGCATCAACGCTCTGGAGGCAATGCCGCGCGGCGGCACGCTGACGGTTTCCACCGAGACCAGCCGCCGCGACAAGACGGTCGCCGTCCACTTCGCCGACACCGGCCAAGGGATACCCGCCGGCGCCATCGACCGGGCCTTCGACCCCTTCTTCACCACCAAGGACTCGGGGACCGGCCTCGGGCTGGCCATCTGCCATAGCATCATCGAAGACCACGGCGGCCGGATCACCCTCGCGAGCGAACCCGGACGTGGCACGACGGTCTCAGTCGTGCTGCCGATCTCCAGACCGTCTCATGGGGAGAACCCGGGGGGCGTGCTATGAAGCGGCGCACACATGCCATGGGATGGTGCTCCGGCATCGTGCTCGCCGGTCTGCTGGCGATTGTCGCGCACTCCGCATCGGCCGGAGAGAACCAGCAAGCCAGTGACTCGGTTGAGGCCCGCGTGCGCGCGCTGCTCGAGGCGGCCTCGTCGTACAGAGAGGAGGATGGGGCAAGGCGCGAGTCGGCAAAGAGTGCGCTCGTCGAGATCGGTGCGCCCGCGGCGCCGCTGCTCGTCGAGCGGCTCGATGGCACCGACGTGATGGAGCAGCTCGCCCTGACCGACGTGCTCGACCGGATCGGCGAACCGGCCGTTGAGGCGCTGCACACGGCCTTCGCGCATCCCGCCTCCGAACGCCATCGCCGGCGCGTCCTCGCCCTGATCGGGACGATCGGGAGCCCGCGTTCGGCCGCAATCCTTGTGGAAGCCAAACGCGATGCCGACTGGGCCGTCCGAGCCGCTGCCGCCGAGGGGCTCGGCCAGATCGCGGCCGGCGATCCGGCGGCACGGGCGTGCTCGCGCGAGCTGCTGCAAGACGAAGACTGGGGCGTCCGGCTGCGAGCCGTCTGGGCCTTCGCCGACGCCGGACTCGCCGGAGAGGTTGACACCCTGGCAGCGCTCCTGGAGGACGGCCACTATGCCGTGCGCTTGGCCGCCGCGGGGCTGCTATCAACCCAGGGGGAGCGCGCCGTAGGCGCGATCGCCCGCCGGCTCGAAAAACGAACCCCCTCGCCTGTGACGAGGCTGGCGTGCCTCGACGCACTGGGGCAGACGCGCCACCCAGCAGCCGCTGTGCACATTGAACCGTTCCTTATCGACACCGACCCCATCGTCCGCGTCCACGCAGCCCTGGCCTACGGGCACACGGCCCCTCCAAC
Proteins encoded:
- a CDS encoding HEAT repeat domain-containing protein, translated to MKRRTHAMGWCSGIVLAGLLAIVAHSASAGENQQASDSVEARVRALLEAASSYREEDGARRESAKSALVEIGAPAAPLLVERLDGTDVMEQLALTDVLDRIGEPAVEALHTAFAHPASERHRRRVLALIGTIGSPRSAAILVEAKRDADWAVRAAAAEGLGQIAAGDPAARACSRELLQDEDWGVRLRAVWAFADAGLAGEVDTLAALLEDGHYAVRLAAAGLLSTQGERAVGAIARRLEKRTPSPVTRLACLDALGQTRHPAAAVHIEPFLIDTDPIVRVHAALAYGHTAPPTGAPLCAALLAEESEAVVARTLRAAQTEIEAASGD